The nucleotide sequence GGAGCGGGGGTTGATGAACTGGAGGACGTGGGCGAACAGCCCGCCGGCCACTCCGGCGAAGAACGAGGAGAGCATGAAGGTCATGACCTTGACCTGGCGGGTGTTCACGCTGACCAGCGCTGCGGCGGTCTCGTCCTCCCGGATAGCCTGCGTCCCCCGGCCGAAGTTGGAGTAGATGTAGTTGCGCAGGACGAACAGGGTGAGCACCACCCAGACGTACACCCAGGCGACGCTGGTCAGCCGGGGCATGCCCATCAGGCCCCGCGGCCCGCCCACGGCCTCGATGTTCTCCAGCACGCTCTTCACGATCATGTTGAAGGCCAGGGTGACGATGGCCAGGTAGTCGCCACGCGTCTTGAACGAGGGGACGGCCACCACCAGGCCGGCCAGGGAGGCGGCCAGGCCGCCCACCACCACGGCCAGGGGGAAGACCAGCGTCCCCCACTCCCGGGGGAAGACCCACAGGGTCATCAGGGAGGCCCCGTAGGCGCCCACGGCCATGAAGGCGGCGTGCCCCACCGAGAACTCCCCCATGTACCCGTTGACCAGGTTGAGGCTGGCGGTGAGGATGATGTTGATCCCCACGTACATCAGGACCTGTTGCTGGTAGAGGTTGAGCAGCCCCCACCGCGGCAGGAGCACCGCCAGGGGCAGAAAGGACAGGGCGATAAGGAATCCGCGCCAGCGCCGCACCGACGGTCACACCTTCATGGCCACCGGACGGCCCAGGATGCCCGTCGGCCGGAAGATCAGGAAGACCAGCAGCAGGGAGAAGGCGACGAAGTCCCGGTAGGTCGACGGCAGGAGGATGGGGGTGAAGATCTCCACAGCCCCCAGGATGTAGCCGCCGATCATCGCCCCGCGGATGTTCCCGATGCCCCCCACCACCGCGGAGATGAAGGCCCACCAGCCGATACGGATGCCCATGTAGGGATCGATGGTGTAGGCCATTCCGTAGAGGACTCCGCCCACGGCGGCAATGGACGCCCCCAGGGCGAAGGTCAGGGTGATGATCCGGTCCACCGGGACGCCCATCAGCGGTGCGGTGAACTTGTCCCAGGAGACCGCGCGCATGGCCATCCCCGTCATGGTCCGGCGCACGATGGCATCCAGCAGCAGCATCACCAGCGCCGAGAGGACGATGGTCTGGGCCTGGACGGTAGAGATGACCACGCCGCCCAGGACGATACGCCCCACCGGCACCAGAGGTGGGAGGAACCGGGGCTC is from Armatimonadota bacterium and encodes:
- a CDS encoding branched-chain amino acid ABC transporter permease yields the protein MGLAVQYLLNALQVGSVYALIALGYTMVYGILTMINFAHGDIFMVSTYIAFFVGVALLGSTLHLGAVPVFLATLLAAVLGTATLAAVIERVAYKPLRQAPRVSAVITALGVGLFLENFTLATIGPEPRFLPPLVPVGRIVLGGVVISTVQAQTIVLSALVMLLLDAIVRRTMTGMAMRAVSWDKFTAPLMGVPVDRIITLTFALGASIAAVGGVLYGMAYTIDPYMGIRIGWWAFISAVVGGIGNIRGAMIGGYILGAVEIFTPILLPSTYRDFVAFSLLLVFLIFRPTGILGRPVAMKV